In Hevea brasiliensis isolate MT/VB/25A 57/8 chromosome 13, ASM3005281v1, whole genome shotgun sequence, a single genomic region encodes these proteins:
- the LOC110660702 gene encoding uncharacterized protein LOC110660702 isoform X2: MAVNPSIQCAPQLGRSLSPRSPIAFFNRVSSRPAFLNEAPSSRIVLVRSQMPSSDGLGHTRSVVESDSHVESLGASALSAIDFLTLCHRLKTTKRKGWINHGIKGPESIADHMYRMALMALIAGDLPGVNRERCIKIAIVHDIAEAIVGDITPADGVPKQEKSRREQAALNEMCEVLGGGMRAVEIKELWAEYENNASLEANLVKDFDKVEMILQALEYELEHGKVLDEFFLSTAEHFFCRKISD, translated from the exons ATGGCGGTTAATCCATCAATTCAGTGTGCGCCTCAGCTGGGTCGCTCTctatctcctcgctctcccatcgCCTTCTTCAATCGGGTCTCATCACGACCCGCTTTCTTAAACGAAGCTCCGTCTTCGAGAATCGTTTTGGTTCGCTCTCAAATGCCTAGTTCGGATGGTTTGGGCCACACGAGATCCGTGGTGGAGTCTGATTCTCATGTTGAGTCCTTAGGTGCTTCCGCTTTGTCTGCGATTGATTTCCTCACATTGTGTCATCGGTTGAAG ACCACAAAACGGAAGGGATGGATCAACCATGGGATAAAGGGCCCAGAATCAATTGCTGACCATATGTACCGCATGGCTCTGATGGCTCTCATAGCTGGCGATCTTCCTGGTGTGAACCGAGAAAG GTGTATAAAGATTGCAATTGTGCATGATATAGCAGAAG ctattgttggaGATATAACACCAGCTGATGGTGTGCCTAAACAAGAAAAGAGCAGACGGGAGCAAGCAGCCTTAAATGAAATGTGTGAAGTTCTTGGTGGAGGAATGAGGG CTGTGGAGATCAAAGAATTATGGGCAGAGTATGAAAACAATGCTTCCTTGGAGGCCAACCTTGTGAAAGATTTTGACAAA GTTGAGATGATTTTGCAAGCATTGGAATATGAACTGG AACATGGGAAGGTGCTGGATGAGTTTTTCCTTTCAACAGCAG AACATTTCTTCTGTAGGAAAATTTCAGACTGA
- the LOC110660702 gene encoding 5'-deoxynucleotidase hdd1 isoform X3, with product MAVNPSIQCAPQLGRSLSPRSPIAFFNRVSSRPAFLNEAPSSRIVLVRSQMPSSDGLGHTRSVVESDSHVESLGASALSAIDFLTLCHRLKTTKRKGWINHGIKGPESIADHMYRMALMALIAGDLPGVNRERCIKIAIVHDIAEAIVGDITPADGVPKQEKSRREQAALNEMCEVLGGGMRAVEIKELWAEYENNASLEANLVKDFDKVEMILQALEYELEHGKVLDEFFLSTAD from the exons ATGGCGGTTAATCCATCAATTCAGTGTGCGCCTCAGCTGGGTCGCTCTctatctcctcgctctcccatcgCCTTCTTCAATCGGGTCTCATCACGACCCGCTTTCTTAAACGAAGCTCCGTCTTCGAGAATCGTTTTGGTTCGCTCTCAAATGCCTAGTTCGGATGGTTTGGGCCACACGAGATCCGTGGTGGAGTCTGATTCTCATGTTGAGTCCTTAGGTGCTTCCGCTTTGTCTGCGATTGATTTCCTCACATTGTGTCATCGGTTGAAG ACCACAAAACGGAAGGGATGGATCAACCATGGGATAAAGGGCCCAGAATCAATTGCTGACCATATGTACCGCATGGCTCTGATGGCTCTCATAGCTGGCGATCTTCCTGGTGTGAACCGAGAAAG GTGTATAAAGATTGCAATTGTGCATGATATAGCAGAAG ctattgttggaGATATAACACCAGCTGATGGTGTGCCTAAACAAGAAAAGAGCAGACGGGAGCAAGCAGCCTTAAATGAAATGTGTGAAGTTCTTGGTGGAGGAATGAGGG CTGTGGAGATCAAAGAATTATGGGCAGAGTATGAAAACAATGCTTCCTTGGAGGCCAACCTTGTGAAAGATTTTGACAAA GTTGAGATGATTTTGCAAGCATTGGAATATGAACTGG AACATGGGAAGGTGCTGGATGAGTTTTTCCTTTCAACAGCAG ACTGA
- the LOC131172203 gene encoding uncharacterized protein LOC131172203, whose amino-acid sequence MEYQDKFEEMRIKMERVMPYLEEGYFLSAFIGGLRDEIHPMRNYRCGEKYFPGHVCKQKTIIALCGSNPSREEWIEQGNKEIEREGDIEVQQWEDVLGSMEEEMTLSLNAIEGKLGTETSKVKGQYLNRELLILIDSSSTHSFIDARVARELKLPIVQTFAVPISVADSGKLISDCICFEFPWKVGKHRFVFDLKMLELRSFDIILGVDWMRTICPVLFDFVNSRVTFKKNGKEITLYGINDKAVTCKMLQCEDINKLWQRKGKDFQSPQFYIEVPLMQLQPAEHSELPELFFYDNCNFRYPYFQKADIEKLVSEMLANDVIQPSTSPYSSPMLWVKKKDGTWRFCVDYRKLNDLTIKDKFPIPMIDDLLDELHGVAVFSKIDLRAGYHQIRMEPSDIPKTAFRTPHGHFKFKVMPFGLTNAPATFQALMNHIFHPFLRKFVLVFFDDIVVYSPDTSTHLKHLEVVFQVLRQQRLYAKMSKCAFAQRQVEYLGHVISGNGVATDPNKIKVMVTWPVPQNVKELRSFLGLTGYYRKFIHHYGSISKPLTELLKKDSFQWNSVAQGAFDHLKIAMSQAPILALPDFTKPFIVEADASRGEQFSV is encoded by the exons ATGGAGTATCAAGATAAATTTGAGGAGATGAGGATAAAGATGGAGAGGGTTATGCCTTATCTTGAAGAGGGATATTTTCTATCAGCTTTCATAGGAGGATTAAGGGATGAAATTCATCCTATG CGCAATTACAGATGTggagaaaaatattttccagggcatGTGTGTAAGCAAAAGACTATTATAGCTTTATGTGGGAGTAATCCAAGTAGGGAGGAATGGATTGAGCAAGGAAATAAGGAGATTGAAAGGGAAGGCGACATTGAAGTTCAGCAATGGGAAGATGTGTTGGGTAGTATGGAGGAGGAGATGACACTCTCCCTTAATGCCATTGAAGGGAAGTTGGGGACTGAAACTAGTAAGGTGAAAGGTCAGTATTTGAATAGAGAGCTGCTGATTTTAATTGACAGTAGTAGCACCCATAGCTTTATTGATGCTAGAGTGGCTAGGGAATTAAAGCTGCCTATAGTCCAAACTTTTGCAGTGCCTATTTCTGTAGCTGATAGCGGAAAATTAATTTCAGATTGCATTTGTTTTGAATTTCCTTGGAAGGTGGGAAAGCATAGATTTGTGTTTGATctcaaaatgttggagttgagaagtTTTGATATTATATTGGGAGTAGATTGGATGAGGACTATATGTCCAGTTTTATTTGACTTTGTAAACTCTAGAGTCACTTTCAAGAAGAATGGGAAGGAGATCACATTGTATGGGATCAATGATAAAGCTGTTACTTGTAAGATGTTGCAATGTGAAGACATTAATAAGCTGTGGCAGAGGAAGGGGAAGGATTTCCAAAGCCCTCAATTTTATATTGAAGTGCCACTAATGCAACTACAACCAGCAGAGCATTCTGAGTTACCTGAGCTCTTTTTCTATGACAACTGCAATTTCAG GTATCCATATTTCCAAAAGGCAGATATAGAGAAGTTAGTATCTGAAATGTTGGCTAATGATGTTATTCAGCCTAGTACTAGTCCATATTCTTCACCTATGTTGTGggttaagaaaaaggatgggacttggaGGTTTTGTGTTGATTATAGGAAGTTAAATGATCTCACAATCAAGGATAAGTTTCCAATACCTATGATTGATGACTTACTTGATGAGTTACATGGGGTTGCTGTGTTTTCTAAAATAGATTTGAGAGCTGGTTATCATCAAATCAGAATGGAGCCTTCTGATATTCCCAAGACTGCCTTTAGGACACCTCATGGCCATTTTAAGTTCAAGGTTATGCCATTTGGTCttacaaatgcaccagcaacctTCCAGGCTCTTATGAATCATATTTTTCATCCTTTTCTGAGGAAATTTGTCTTGGTTTTCTTTGATGATATAGTTGTCTATAGCCCAGACACTTCTACTCATCTCAAGCATTTGGAGGTAGTATTTCAAGTCCTAAGGCAGCAAAGGTTGTATGCTAAGATGTCTAAGTGTGCTTTTGCTCAAAGACAAGTTGAGTATTTGGGGCATGTCATATCTGGAAATGGAGTGGCTACTGATCCTAATAAAATCAAAGTTATGGTGACTTGGCCTGTGCCACAGAATGTTAAGGAATTGAGAAGTTTTCTTGGCCTCACTGGCTATTATAGGAAATTCATCCATCACTATGGCTCTATTAGCAAACCACTGACTGAATTGTTAAAAAAAGATTCATTCCAGTGGAATTCAGTAGCTCAAGGTGCTTTTGATCACCTTAAAATTGCAATGTCTCAAGCTCCAATCCTTGCACTTCCTGATTTTACAAAGCCATTCATTGTTGAAGCAGATGCTagtaggggagagcagttttcggtttaa
- the LOC110660702 gene encoding 5'-deoxynucleotidase hdd1 isoform X1: protein MAVNPSIQCAPQLGRSLSPRSPIAFFNRVSSRPAFLNEAPSSRIVLVRSQMPSSDGLGHTRSVVESDSHVESLGASALSAIDFLTLCHRLKTTKRKGWINHGIKGPESIADHMYRMALMALIAGDLPGVNRERCIKIAIVHDIAEAIVGDITPADGVPKQEKSRREQAALNEMCEVLGGGMRAVEIKELWAEYENNASLEANLVKDFDKVEMILQALEYELEHGKVLDEFFLSTAGKFQTEIGKSWAAEIISRRNSRLASKLH from the exons ATGGCGGTTAATCCATCAATTCAGTGTGCGCCTCAGCTGGGTCGCTCTctatctcctcgctctcccatcgCCTTCTTCAATCGGGTCTCATCACGACCCGCTTTCTTAAACGAAGCTCCGTCTTCGAGAATCGTTTTGGTTCGCTCTCAAATGCCTAGTTCGGATGGTTTGGGCCACACGAGATCCGTGGTGGAGTCTGATTCTCATGTTGAGTCCTTAGGTGCTTCCGCTTTGTCTGCGATTGATTTCCTCACATTGTGTCATCGGTTGAAG ACCACAAAACGGAAGGGATGGATCAACCATGGGATAAAGGGCCCAGAATCAATTGCTGACCATATGTACCGCATGGCTCTGATGGCTCTCATAGCTGGCGATCTTCCTGGTGTGAACCGAGAAAG GTGTATAAAGATTGCAATTGTGCATGATATAGCAGAAG ctattgttggaGATATAACACCAGCTGATGGTGTGCCTAAACAAGAAAAGAGCAGACGGGAGCAAGCAGCCTTAAATGAAATGTGTGAAGTTCTTGGTGGAGGAATGAGGG CTGTGGAGATCAAAGAATTATGGGCAGAGTATGAAAACAATGCTTCCTTGGAGGCCAACCTTGTGAAAGATTTTGACAAA GTTGAGATGATTTTGCAAGCATTGGAATATGAACTGG AACATGGGAAGGTGCTGGATGAGTTTTTCCTTTCAACAGCAG GAAAATTTCAGACTGAAATAGGAAAGAGCTGGGCAGCTGAGATTATTTCAAGAAGAAACTCTAGGTTGGCCAGCAAGCTACACTGA
- the LOC110660700 gene encoding proline-rich receptor-like protein kinase PERK9, with amino-acid sequence MATTSPPSNSPTSAVPPVSTTSRPPSTSSSPPSAISSPPPSSISPPPQPSSPPPDTIPTTSPPSQSNANPTDPPTPSTPSALPQSPTSAVVANPPSTPLNSPPPTSPSPPSTNADPPTSNSPPSPSQSASPPTSSSPPAPPSNPPTSPPPPSNPPTSPSPPSNPSTSSPSSPPPSLTPPANSPPPTSNPSPTPPPPSSKPPENSQPPPSSKPPENSPPPPSSKPPENSPPPPSSKPPENSPPPPSSKPPENSPPPPSSKPPENSPPPANSSPPTVSVPPPKSSPSPANSPPPPASTPPKSSPPTNSPPPSASTPPKDSPPPPASTPPTDSPSPPTSIAPTPSNSPSNSTKASPPSPVMRLSPLPSSFNSPPSSSPPLSDNNTFPSAPESSKLTGSGGIGTGGIVAIGVAVGVIMLSLVGLAVWCFRKRRKEALGHNGGYVMPSPLGSSPRSDSNFTKTHSTAPLMGSGSSNDIFVYSPSDPGGLGNSRSWFTYEELLKATNGFSSQNLLGEGGFGSVYKGCLPDGREVAVKQLKVGGGQGEREFKAEVEIISRIHHRHLVSLVGYCISENRRLLVYDYVPNNTLHFHLHGEGRPVLDWATRVKIAVGAARGIAYLHEDCHPRVIHRDIKSSNILLDNNFEAKVSDFGLAKLALDANTHVTTRVMGTFGYMAPEYASSGKLTEKSDVFSYGVVLLELITGRKPVDASQPLGDESLVEWARPLLGHALANEEFDSLVDPRLEKNYNESEMFRMIEAAAACVRHSAAKRPRMGQVVRAFDSLAAADLSNGMRVGESEVFNSAEQSAEIRLFRRMAFGSQNYSTDFFTQGSVDS; translated from the exons ATGGCGACTACATCGCCACCCTCAAATTCACCCACTTCTGCTGTTCCTCCAGTTTCAACCACTTCACGACCACCATCCACCTCTAGTTCACCGCCATCCGCCATCAGTTCACCACCACCATCCTCCATCagtccaccaccacaaccatccTCTCCACCACCAGACACTATTCCTACGACTTCTCCACCTTCACAGTCCAATGCCAATCCAACGGACCCTCCCACCCCTTCAACTCCATCAGCACTTCCTCAATCTCCTACTTCTGCTGTTGTTGCAAATCCGCCTTCTACACCATTAAACTCACCACCTCCAACTTCACCTTCTCCACCTTCAACCAATGCTGATCCTCCAACCTCCAATTCTCCACCATCGCCATCACAATCAGCAAGTCCACCCACAAGCTCATCTCCTCCTGCACCGCCATCTAATCCACCAACTTCTCCACCACCTCCATCCAATCCGCCAACTTCTCCATCACCACCTTCCAATCCATCTACAAgttctccttcttctccaccacCATCACTAACACCACCAGCAAATTCACCTCCACCAACTTCAAATCCATCTCCCACACCACCGCCACCGTCATCAAAGCCACCTGAAAATTCACAACCGCCACCATCATCAAAGCCACCTGAAAATTCACCGCCGCCTCCATCATCAAAACCACCTGAAAACTCACCGCCGCCTCCATCATCAAAGCCACCTGAAAACTCACCACCTCCACCATCATCAAAACCACCAGAAAACTCACCGCCGCCTCCATCATCAAAACCACCTGAAAACTCACCGCCACCTGCCAATTCATCCCCACCAACAGTATCTGTGCCACCTCCCAAAAGTTCACCTTCACCTGCAAATTCGCCTCCTCCTCCAGCTTCAACCCCTCCGAAAAGTTCACCTCCTACAAATTCACCTCCTCCATCAGCATCAACACCACCAAAAGATTCACCTCCTCCACCAGCGTCAACACCACCCACAGATTCACCTTCTCCACCAACATCAATAGCCCCTACTCCCAGTAATTCACCATCAAATTCTACTAAAGCATCACCCCCATCACCAGTGATGAGATTGAGTCCACTTCCTTCCTCATTCAATTCTCCACCATCTTCTTCTCCTCCCTTATCTGACAACAATACCTTTCCTAGTGCACCAGAAAGTTCAAAATTAACAGGTAGTGGAGGCATTGGTACTGGAGGTATAGTCGCCATTGGTGTAGCAGTAGGTGTCATAATGCTCAGCCTTGTTGGGTTGGCTGTCTGGTGCTTCAGGAAGCGAAGGAAAGAGGCACTTGGGCACAATGGTGGTTATGTTATGCCATCTCCTCTGGGCTCTTCCCCTAGATCAG ATTCAAATTTCACGAAGACACACTCTACAGCTCCCCTAATGGGAAGTGGTTCTAGTAATGATATTTTTGTTTATTCACCAAGTGATCCTGGTGGATTAGGAAATTCAAGGTCATGGTTTACATATGAAGAACTACTCAaggcaacaaatggattttcaTCCCAAAATCTTTTGGGGGAGGGTGGGTTTGGTTCTGTATACAAAGGCTGCCTACCTGATGGAAGGGAGGTGGCAGTAAAACAGCTTAAAGTTGGTGGAGGACAGGGTGAACGAGAATTTAAGGCAGAGGTTGAGATTATTAGTCGAATACACCATCGCCATTTGGTTTCACTTGTGGGTTACTGCATCTCTGAGAACCGAAGATTGCTTGTATATGACTACGTGCCTAACAATACCCTTCATTTCCATCTTCATG GGGAAGGTAGGCCAGTTCTGGATTGGGCAACACGTGTTAAGATTGCTGTTGGTGCAGCTCGTGGGATAGCTTATCTCCATGAAGACT GTCATCCTCGGGTAATACACAGGGATATTAAGTCATCGAACATACTTTTGGATAACAATTTTGAAGCCAAG GTTTCAGACTTTGGGCTTGCAAAGTTAGCTCTTGATGCAAATACACATGTGACCACACGTGTTATGGGCACCTTCGG ATACATGGCCCCTGAATATGCATCAAGCGGCAAATTAACTGAGAAATCTGATGTATTCTCATATGGAGTTGTTCTTTTGGAGCTAATCACTGGACGGAAGCCTGTGGATGCATCCCAACCCTTGGGAGATGAGAGTCTTGTTGAATGG GCACGGCCTTTGCTTGGTCATGCACTAGCCAATGAAGAGTTTGACAGCTTGGTTGATCCAAGGCTTgaaaagaactataatgaaagtGAAATGTTTAGAATGATTGAGGCTGCAGCAGCATGCGTGCGGCATTCAGCTGCCAAAAGGCCAAGGATGGGACAG GTTGTTAGAGCATTTGATAGTTTAGCTGCTGCCGATCTAAGCAACGGAATGAGAGTTGGGGAAAGTGAGGTATTCAACTCAGCAGAACAGTCTGCAGAAATTAGATTATTTCGGAGGATGGCATTTGGTAGTCAAAATTACAGTACGGATTTTTTTACCCAAGGCAGTGTGGATAGTTAA